One window of Mauremys reevesii isolate NIE-2019 unplaced genomic scaffold, ASM1616193v1 Contig65, whole genome shotgun sequence genomic DNA carries:
- the LOC120394558 gene encoding maestro heat-like repeat-containing protein family member 2A isoform X2 has translation MNNLVSEQEVTERGVYNEVVSLLAHMDDQDKDRIALRIASIAKTKLASVVRVLLEKLQQDKQNRVAIYYILEGVLQQDTGGLEIRLVKNIVSLASDQMRETQEATTEVKVAASNTLVTLASCYFDHVMYELHCHLKPPKLPEEFILVTLANLSSAYARKCIPFVRVTLNTMFSMLEFVKDGRLRQAFCGVLEQWSRAVRLFLANWEKCSFPKVGQLRLCNHFLPVYTHVTSNWLTCEEPELKQAIIKALGPMMSLLLHKEEYQDQIFEHLSWLLEQYNENTDVFHVTKSLSQLLEVSGEYKIPLPDGKFQAICSALHNQICSQAKPLSMENHTELVHCVVQLARSSPDDLIAFLHSQLEIENEAVRVASLNLLRAIVGADLPETRPKKCLIVKAVKSTFSDQNATVRKAVLHFIQRLLSLQSVENCAAWDMVAHVFTEFSVSTSKLTLQRT, from the exons ATGAATAATCTTGTGAGTGAACAGGAGGTAACTGAGAGAG gtgtttataatgagGTTGTTTCCCTCCTGGCACACATGGATGACCAAGATAAGGACAGAATTGCCCTCAGGATTGCCTCTATAGCTAAGACCAAGCTGgctagtgttgtgagagttctgctggagaaactgcaacaggataag CAAAACAGAGTAGCCATTTACTATATCCTGGAGGGGGTGTTACAGCAGGACACCGGGGGCCTAGAGATAAGGCTAGTGAAAAACATTGTAAGCCTAGCCTCAGACCAGATGAGAGAGACTCAG gaAGCAACAACTGAAGTAAAAGTGGCAGCTAGCAACACGTTAGTGACTCTGGCAAGCTGCTATTTTGATCATGTCATGTATGAGCTACACTGTCATCTGAAACCACCGAAGCTGcctgaagagtttattttagttacGCTGGCCAACCTGTCATCAGCCTATG cacgTAAGTGTATCCCTTTTGTGAGAGTGACCCTGAacaccatgttctccatgctgGAGTTCGTCAAGGACGGCAGGctgagacaagcattttgcggtg TTCTGGAACAATGGTCAAGGGCAGTACGTCTCTTTTTGGCTAACTGGGAAAAGTGCTCATTCCCCAAAGTGGGCCAATTGCGACTCTGCAATCATTTTCTTCCTGTCTACACTCATGTGACCAGCAACTGGCTGACCTGTGAGGAGCCGGAG ctcaagcaggctatCATCAAAGCCCTTGGTCCCATGATGAGCCTCCTGCTACACAAAGAGGAGTATCAAGATCAGATATTTGAACACCTCTCATGGCTCCTTGAGCAATATAATGAAAACACTGATGTTTTTCACGTCACCAAG agtctgagccagctcttggaggtctctggtgaatataagatccctctccctgacgggaagtttcaagccatctgcagtgctctgcataaccag atctgttctcaagctaagccgctcagcatggaaaatcacacagagctggtcCATTGTGTAGTTCAACTAG CCCGTTCTTCTCCTGATGATCTGATAGCCTTTCTGCACTCGCAGCTGGAGATTGAGAATGAGGCTGTTCGTGTGGCATCTCTGAAtctgctcagagctattgttggtgctgact tgcccgagacaagaccgaaaaagtgtctgattgtgaaggcagtgaaatccactttcagtgatcagaatgctacg gtgaggaaggcagttcttcatttcatccagaggctgctcagcttacaaagtgtggagaactgtgcagctTGGGATATGGTAGCACATGTTTTCACGGAGTTCAGCGTGTCCACCAGCAAACTA ACTCTCCAGAGAACATAA
- the LOC120394558 gene encoding maestro heat-like repeat-containing protein family member 2A isoform X1 produces MNNLVSEQEVTERGVYNEVVSLLAHMDDQDKDRIALRIASIAKTKLASVVRVLLEKLQQDKQNRVAIYYILEGVLQQDTGGLEIRLVKNIVSLASDQMRETQEATTEVKVAASNTLVTLASCYFDHVMYELHCHLKPPKLPEEFILVTLANLSSAYARKCIPFVRVTLNTMFSMLEFVKDGRLRQAFCGVLEQWSRAVRLFLANWEKCSFPKVGQLRLCNHFLPVYTHVTSNWLTCEEPELKQAIIKALGPMMSLLLHKEEYQDQIFEHLSWLLEQYNENTDVFHVTKSLSQLLEVSGEYKIPLPDGKFQAICSALHNQICSQAKPLSMENHTELVHCVVQLARSSPDDLIAFLHSQLEIENEAVRVASLNLLRAIVGADLPETRPKKCLIVKAVKSTFSDQNATVRKAVLHFIQRLLSLQSVENCAAWDMVAHVFTEFSVSTSKLVRRLLNT; encoded by the exons ATGAATAATCTTGTGAGTGAACAGGAGGTAACTGAGAGAG gtgtttataatgagGTTGTTTCCCTCCTGGCACACATGGATGACCAAGATAAGGACAGAATTGCCCTCAGGATTGCCTCTATAGCTAAGACCAAGCTGgctagtgttgtgagagttctgctggagaaactgcaacaggataag CAAAACAGAGTAGCCATTTACTATATCCTGGAGGGGGTGTTACAGCAGGACACCGGGGGCCTAGAGATAAGGCTAGTGAAAAACATTGTAAGCCTAGCCTCAGACCAGATGAGAGAGACTCAG gaAGCAACAACTGAAGTAAAAGTGGCAGCTAGCAACACGTTAGTGACTCTGGCAAGCTGCTATTTTGATCATGTCATGTATGAGCTACACTGTCATCTGAAACCACCGAAGCTGcctgaagagtttattttagttacGCTGGCCAACCTGTCATCAGCCTATG cacgTAAGTGTATCCCTTTTGTGAGAGTGACCCTGAacaccatgttctccatgctgGAGTTCGTCAAGGACGGCAGGctgagacaagcattttgcggtg TTCTGGAACAATGGTCAAGGGCAGTACGTCTCTTTTTGGCTAACTGGGAAAAGTGCTCATTCCCCAAAGTGGGCCAATTGCGACTCTGCAATCATTTTCTTCCTGTCTACACTCATGTGACCAGCAACTGGCTGACCTGTGAGGAGCCGGAG ctcaagcaggctatCATCAAAGCCCTTGGTCCCATGATGAGCCTCCTGCTACACAAAGAGGAGTATCAAGATCAGATATTTGAACACCTCTCATGGCTCCTTGAGCAATATAATGAAAACACTGATGTTTTTCACGTCACCAAG agtctgagccagctcttggaggtctctggtgaatataagatccctctccctgacgggaagtttcaagccatctgcagtgctctgcataaccag atctgttctcaagctaagccgctcagcatggaaaatcacacagagctggtcCATTGTGTAGTTCAACTAG CCCGTTCTTCTCCTGATGATCTGATAGCCTTTCTGCACTCGCAGCTGGAGATTGAGAATGAGGCTGTTCGTGTGGCATCTCTGAAtctgctcagagctattgttggtgctgact tgcccgagacaagaccgaaaaagtgtctgattgtgaaggcagtgaaatccactttcagtgatcagaatgctacg gtgaggaaggcagttcttcatttcatccagaggctgctcagcttacaaagtgtggagaactgtgcagctTGGGATATGGTAGCACATGTTTTCACGGAGTTCAGCGTGTCCACCAGCAAACTAGTAAGGAGACTTCTTAACACTTAA